One Hermetia illucens chromosome 4, iHerIll2.2.curated.20191125, whole genome shotgun sequence DNA segment encodes these proteins:
- the LOC119653624 gene encoding large subunit GTPase 1 homolog → MGKKDKANALGRSLIKDRFGHTKRRVVDNDSMIHTTEMQDGYDWGRLNLQSVTEESSFHDFLRTAELAGTEFQAEKLNISFVNPKSSAGLLTGAQKDEMKQKHVDKKDLLKIPRRPKWQSTTTAEQLQQAENESFLEWRRGLAMLQEKDGLLLTPYEKNLEFWRQLWRVVERSDVVIQIVDARNPLLFRNEDLEKYVKEVSEDKMNMVLINKADFLTLDQRIAWARYFDAQNLKVAFFSALDAEEKPKDDTELSEKLKDEATQLSRSLDETEQKLAELEKRMGLVEFENRNNPLVLTRQELIDLFKTIHKGPKCSADHVTIGLVGYPNVGKSSTINALMTEKKVSVSATPGKTKHFQTLYLDTDLLLCDCPGLVMPSFVLTKADMVLNGILPIDQMRDHVPPVNLLCTQIPRYVLEDKYGIIIAKPQEGEDPDRPPFSEELLLSYGYNRGFMTANGQPDQSRSARYVLKDYVNGKLLYCHAPPGYKQEEFHKYPPRQRKEVDEKDLPQSQQRAMRINKTASSKELDNQFFQRSTNTAFIKGRSNFPHIRPPTGGEASTSGSMQSLDSVQYAKPWRNVKKEKREKLRKKFGHLDQH, encoded by the exons ATGGGGAAAAAGGATAAAGCCAATGCCTTAGGGCGAAGTCTGATAAAAGATCGATTTGGCCATACGAAGAGGAGAGTCGTCGACAATGATTCAATG ATCCACACAACAGAAATGCAAGATGGATACGATTGGGGACGCCTCAATTTGCAGTCAGTCACTGAAGAATCTTCCTTTCACGACTTCCTGCGTACTGCAGAATTGGCTGGAACTGAATTTCAAGCGGAAAAGTTGAACATTTCATTCGTCAACCCAAAAAGCAGTGCTGGCCTCCTTACGGGTGCGCAAAAGGACGAGATGAAGCAAAAACATGTGGACAAAAAGGATTTATTGAAGATCCCTCGCCGTCCCAAGTGGCAGAGTACTACAACGGCAGAACAACTTCAGCAAGCTGAAAATGAATCCTTCCTAGAGTGGCGTCGAGGACTTGCAATGTTGCAAGAAAAGGATGGACTGTTGCTAACTCCATACGAGAAGAATTTAGAGTTTTGGCGCCAATTATGGCGGGTGGTAGAGCGTAGTGATGTTGTCATCCAAATTGTTGACGCCCGAAACCCCTTGCTGTTCCGGAATGAGGATTTGGAGAAGTACGTGAAAGAAGTGAGCGAAGATAAGATGAATATGGTCCTTATAAATAAAGCCGATTTCTTGACCTTGGACCAACGGATTGCTTGGGCCCGTTACTTTGACGCTCAAAATttaaaagtagcattcttctctGCCTTGGACGCTGAAGAAAAACCGAAAGATGATACAGAACTCTCGGAAAAACTAAAAGATGAAGCTACTCAATTATCTAGAAGCCTCGATGAAACAGAACAGAAATTAGCGGAGTTGGAAAAGCGCATGGGATTGGTCGAGTTCGAAAACAGAAACAATCCGTTAGTATTGACACGGCAGGAACTAATCGACCTTTTTAAAACAATTCACAAGGGGCCTAAGTGTTCTGCTGATCATGTAACAATTGGTTTGGTTGGCTACCCGAATGTGGGTAAAAGTAGTACCATCAATGCTCTAATGACTGAGAAGAAAGTATCAGTCTCTGCCACTCCCGGCAAGACCAAACATTTTCAAACGTTATACCTTGACACGGATCTACTTCTCTGTGATTGTCCTGGTTTGGTGATGCCGAGCTTCGTGTTGACCAAAGCTGATATGGTTTTGAACGGAATTTTACCAATTGATCAG ATGAGAGACCATGTGCCACCAGTTAATTTACTTTGCACTCAAATACCACGATATGTATTGGAAGATAAATATGGAATCATAATCGCGAAGCCGCAAGAAGGAGAAGATCCTGATCGACCGCCTTTTTCTGAAGAATTGCTTCTTTCATATGGAT ATAATCGTGGTTTCATGACTGCCAATGGACAACCCGATCAATCGAGGTCCGCCAGATATGTGTTGAAAGACTACGTCAACGGCAAGCTCTTATATTGCCATGCGCCGCCTGGTTACAAACAGGAAGAATTTCACAAATATCCACCGCGTCAGAGAAAGGAAGTTGACGAGAAAGATTTGCCACAAAGCCAGCAGAGGGCAATGAGG ATAAACAAAACTGCATCATCCAAAGAACTGGATAATCAGTTTTTCCAACGATCAACAAATACTGCTTTTATCAAAGGGCGTTCAAATTTTCCACACATACGTCCACCAACTGGCGGTGAAGCAAGCACAAGTGGATCAATGCAAAGTTTGGATAGTGTGCAATATGCTAAACCTTGGCGAAATGTAAAGAAGGAGAAACGTGAAAAATTAAGGAAGAAATTCGGACATTTGGATCAACATTAA